The following are encoded together in the Odocoileus virginianus isolate 20LAN1187 ecotype Illinois chromosome 28, Ovbor_1.2, whole genome shotgun sequence genome:
- the RAB3IL1 gene encoding guanine nucleotide exchange factor for Rab-3A isoform X6, with the protein MDSVPLRSASQPHPDEGHPPPLEAVPVPWKSVGPCKSHRESLGGLPETPAGEEAQGEEGPATTQLDVSRLRSSSMEIREKGSEFLKEELHKAQKELKLKDEECERLSKVREQLEQELEELTASLFEEAHRMVREANTKQAASEKQLKEARGKIDMLQAEVTALKTLVITSTPASPNRELHPQLLSPTKAGPRKGHLRHKSTSSALCPAVCPVAGHILTPDKEGKEPGLPPLLSLLLCVVPSKAAHLTYEPAWQLPPGELPVGLTSATSLSFSRQVDTTLFAEFQAWRESPTLDKTSPFLERVYREDVGPCLDFTMQELSALVRAAVEDNTLTIEPVASQTLPAVKVAAVECGRTNGFRAPIDTTCALSGLACACRHRIRLGDSESHYYISPSSRARITAVCNFFTYIRYIQQGLVRQDAEPMFWEITRLRKEMSLAKLGFFPHEA; encoded by the exons CCAGCCTCACCCGGACGAGGGCCACCCACCACCCCTTGAAGCTGTCCCAGTCCCCTGGAAGAGCGTGGGCCCCTGCAAAAGCCACAGGGAGTCCCTGGGAGGCCTGCCGGAGACCCCTGCAGGGGAGGAAGCCCAAGGCGAGGAGGGCCCTGCAACCACCCAGCTGGACGTGTCACGCCTGCGCAGCTCTTCCATGGAGATCCGAGAGAAGGGCTCGGAGTTTCTGAAGGAGGAGCTGCACAAAGCCCAGAAG GAGCTGAAGCTGAAGGATGAGGAGTGTGAGCGGCTGTCCAAGGTGCGGGAACAGCTGGAGCAGGAGCTGGAGGAGTTGACAGCCAGTCTGTTCGAG GAAGCCCACAGGATGGTGCGGGAGGCCAACACGAAGCAGGCGGCGTCGGAAAAGCAGCTGAAGGAGGCCCGGGGCAAG ATTGACATGCTGCAGGCAGAGGTGACAGCTTTGAAGACACTGGTCATCACGTCTACACCAGCCTCTCCCAACCGCGAGCTCCACCCGCAACTGCTCAGCCCCACCAAGGCCGGACCCCGCAAGGGCCACTTGCGCCATAAGAGCACCAGCAGCGCCCTCTGCCCCGCCGTGTGCCCCGTTGCCGGGCACATCCTCACCCCGGACAAGGAGGGCAAAGAG CCGGGGctgcctccccttctctccctgctcctctgCGTGGTCCCCAGCAAGGCGGCTCACCTCACCTACGAGCCGGCCTGGCAGCTCCCGCCTGGGGAGCTGCCCGTGGGCCTCACCTCCGCtacctccctctccttttcccgACAG gTGGACACAACCCTGTTTGCAGAGTTCCAGGCCTGGAGGGAATCGCCCACCCTGGACAAGACCTCCCCGTTCCTGGAAAGGGTGTACCGGGAGGATGTGGGCCCCTGCCTGGACTTCACCATGCAGGAG CTCTCGGCCCTCGTCCGGGCCGCCGTGGAGGACAACACACTCACCATCGAGCCCGTGGCTTCGCAAACCCTGCCCGCAGTGAAGGTGGCTGCCGTTGAGTGTGGTCGCACCAA TGGGTTCCGGGCCCCGATTGACAC TACATGTGCCCTGAGTGGGCTGGCCTGCGCCTGTCGTCACCGAATCCGGCTCGGGGACTCTGAGAGCCACTACTACATCTCACCGTCCTCCCGGGCCAGG ATCACGGCCGTGTGCAACTTCTTCACCTACATCCGCTACATCCAGCAAGGCCTGGTGCGGCAGGACG CGGAGCCCATGTTCTGGGAGATCACAAGGCTGCGGAAGGAGATGTCACTGGCCAAGCTAGGCTTCTTCCCTCACGAGGCTTAG
- the RAB3IL1 gene encoding guanine nucleotide exchange factor for Rab-3A isoform X7, with translation MDSVPLSQPHPDEGHPPPLEAVPVPWKSVGPCKSHRESLGGLPETPAGEEAQGEEGPATTQLDVSRLRSSSMEIREKGSEFLKEELHKAQKELKLKDEECERLSKVREQLEQELEELTASLFEEAHRMVREANTKQAASEKQLKEARGKIDMLQAEVTALKTLVITSTPASPNRELHPQLLSPTKAGPRKGHLRHKSTSSALCPAVCPVAGHILTPDKEGKEPGLPPLLSLLLCVVPSKAAHLTYEPAWQLPPGELPVGLTSATSLSFSRQVDTTLFAEFQAWRESPTLDKTSPFLERVYREDVGPCLDFTMQELSALVRAAVEDNTLTIEPVASQTLPAVKVAAVECGRTNGFRAPIDTTCALSGLACACRHRIRLGDSESHYYISPSSRARITAVCNFFTYIRYIQQGLVRQDAEPMFWEITRLRKEMSLAKLGFFPHEA, from the exons CCAGCCTCACCCGGACGAGGGCCACCCACCACCCCTTGAAGCTGTCCCAGTCCCCTGGAAGAGCGTGGGCCCCTGCAAAAGCCACAGGGAGTCCCTGGGAGGCCTGCCGGAGACCCCTGCAGGGGAGGAAGCCCAAGGCGAGGAGGGCCCTGCAACCACCCAGCTGGACGTGTCACGCCTGCGCAGCTCTTCCATGGAGATCCGAGAGAAGGGCTCGGAGTTTCTGAAGGAGGAGCTGCACAAAGCCCAGAAG GAGCTGAAGCTGAAGGATGAGGAGTGTGAGCGGCTGTCCAAGGTGCGGGAACAGCTGGAGCAGGAGCTGGAGGAGTTGACAGCCAGTCTGTTCGAG GAAGCCCACAGGATGGTGCGGGAGGCCAACACGAAGCAGGCGGCGTCGGAAAAGCAGCTGAAGGAGGCCCGGGGCAAG ATTGACATGCTGCAGGCAGAGGTGACAGCTTTGAAGACACTGGTCATCACGTCTACACCAGCCTCTCCCAACCGCGAGCTCCACCCGCAACTGCTCAGCCCCACCAAGGCCGGACCCCGCAAGGGCCACTTGCGCCATAAGAGCACCAGCAGCGCCCTCTGCCCCGCCGTGTGCCCCGTTGCCGGGCACATCCTCACCCCGGACAAGGAGGGCAAAGAG CCGGGGctgcctccccttctctccctgctcctctgCGTGGTCCCCAGCAAGGCGGCTCACCTCACCTACGAGCCGGCCTGGCAGCTCCCGCCTGGGGAGCTGCCCGTGGGCCTCACCTCCGCtacctccctctccttttcccgACAG gTGGACACAACCCTGTTTGCAGAGTTCCAGGCCTGGAGGGAATCGCCCACCCTGGACAAGACCTCCCCGTTCCTGGAAAGGGTGTACCGGGAGGATGTGGGCCCCTGCCTGGACTTCACCATGCAGGAG CTCTCGGCCCTCGTCCGGGCCGCCGTGGAGGACAACACACTCACCATCGAGCCCGTGGCTTCGCAAACCCTGCCCGCAGTGAAGGTGGCTGCCGTTGAGTGTGGTCGCACCAA TGGGTTCCGGGCCCCGATTGACAC TACATGTGCCCTGAGTGGGCTGGCCTGCGCCTGTCGTCACCGAATCCGGCTCGGGGACTCTGAGAGCCACTACTACATCTCACCGTCCTCCCGGGCCAGG ATCACGGCCGTGTGCAACTTCTTCACCTACATCCGCTACATCCAGCAAGGCCTGGTGCGGCAGGACG CGGAGCCCATGTTCTGGGAGATCACAAGGCTGCGGAAGGAGATGTCACTGGCCAAGCTAGGCTTCTTCCCTCACGAGGCTTAG
- the RAB3IL1 gene encoding guanine nucleotide exchange factor for Rab-3A isoform X4 — translation MDSVPLRSASSLLAWPEFPGKAHPICCLEGKNLTATVLTASQPHPDEGHPPPLEAVPVPWKSVGPCKSHRESLGGLPETPAGEEAQGEEGPATTQLDVSRLRSSSMEIREKGSEFLKEELHKAQKELKLKDEECERLSKVREQLEQELEELTASLFEEAHRMVREANTKQAASEKQLKEARGKIDMLQAEVTALKTLVITSTPASPNRELHPQLLSPTKAGPRKGHLRHKSTSSALCPAVCPVAGHILTPDKEGKEPGLPPLLSLLLCVVPSKAAHLTYEPAWQLPPGELPVGLTSATSLSFSRQVDTTLFAEFQAWRESPTLDKTSPFLERVYREDVGPCLDFTMQELSALVRAAVEDNTLTIEPVASQTLPAVKVAAVECGRTNGFRAPIDTTCALSGLACACRHRIRLGDSESHYYISPSSRARITAVCNFFTYIRYIQQGLVRQDAEPMFWEITRLRKEMSLAKLGFFPHEA, via the exons CCAGCCTCACCCGGACGAGGGCCACCCACCACCCCTTGAAGCTGTCCCAGTCCCCTGGAAGAGCGTGGGCCCCTGCAAAAGCCACAGGGAGTCCCTGGGAGGCCTGCCGGAGACCCCTGCAGGGGAGGAAGCCCAAGGCGAGGAGGGCCCTGCAACCACCCAGCTGGACGTGTCACGCCTGCGCAGCTCTTCCATGGAGATCCGAGAGAAGGGCTCGGAGTTTCTGAAGGAGGAGCTGCACAAAGCCCAGAAG GAGCTGAAGCTGAAGGATGAGGAGTGTGAGCGGCTGTCCAAGGTGCGGGAACAGCTGGAGCAGGAGCTGGAGGAGTTGACAGCCAGTCTGTTCGAG GAAGCCCACAGGATGGTGCGGGAGGCCAACACGAAGCAGGCGGCGTCGGAAAAGCAGCTGAAGGAGGCCCGGGGCAAG ATTGACATGCTGCAGGCAGAGGTGACAGCTTTGAAGACACTGGTCATCACGTCTACACCAGCCTCTCCCAACCGCGAGCTCCACCCGCAACTGCTCAGCCCCACCAAGGCCGGACCCCGCAAGGGCCACTTGCGCCATAAGAGCACCAGCAGCGCCCTCTGCCCCGCCGTGTGCCCCGTTGCCGGGCACATCCTCACCCCGGACAAGGAGGGCAAAGAG CCGGGGctgcctccccttctctccctgctcctctgCGTGGTCCCCAGCAAGGCGGCTCACCTCACCTACGAGCCGGCCTGGCAGCTCCCGCCTGGGGAGCTGCCCGTGGGCCTCACCTCCGCtacctccctctccttttcccgACAG gTGGACACAACCCTGTTTGCAGAGTTCCAGGCCTGGAGGGAATCGCCCACCCTGGACAAGACCTCCCCGTTCCTGGAAAGGGTGTACCGGGAGGATGTGGGCCCCTGCCTGGACTTCACCATGCAGGAG CTCTCGGCCCTCGTCCGGGCCGCCGTGGAGGACAACACACTCACCATCGAGCCCGTGGCTTCGCAAACCCTGCCCGCAGTGAAGGTGGCTGCCGTTGAGTGTGGTCGCACCAA TGGGTTCCGGGCCCCGATTGACAC TACATGTGCCCTGAGTGGGCTGGCCTGCGCCTGTCGTCACCGAATCCGGCTCGGGGACTCTGAGAGCCACTACTACATCTCACCGTCCTCCCGGGCCAGG ATCACGGCCGTGTGCAACTTCTTCACCTACATCCGCTACATCCAGCAAGGCCTGGTGCGGCAGGACG CGGAGCCCATGTTCTGGGAGATCACAAGGCTGCGGAAGGAGATGTCACTGGCCAAGCTAGGCTTCTTCCCTCACGAGGCTTAG
- the RAB3IL1 gene encoding guanine nucleotide exchange factor for Rab-3A isoform X10 → MWSGQPHPDEGHPPPLEAVPVPWKSVGPCKSHRESLGGLPETPAGEEAQGEEGPATTQLDVSRLRSSSMEIREKGSEFLKEELHKAQKELKLKDEECERLSKVREQLEQELEELTASLFEEAHRMVREANTKQAASEKQLKEARGKIDMLQAEVTALKTLVITSTPASPNRELHPQLLSPTKAGPRKGHLRHKSTSSALCPAVCPVAGHILTPDKEGKEVDTTLFAEFQAWRESPTLDKTSPFLERVYREDVGPCLDFTMQELSALVRAAVEDNTLTIEPVASQTLPAVKVAAVECGRTNGFRAPIDTTCALSGLACACRHRIRLGDSESHYYISPSSRARITAVCNFFTYIRYIQQGLVRQDAEPMFWEITRLRKEMSLAKLGFFPHEA, encoded by the exons CCAGCCTCACCCGGACGAGGGCCACCCACCACCCCTTGAAGCTGTCCCAGTCCCCTGGAAGAGCGTGGGCCCCTGCAAAAGCCACAGGGAGTCCCTGGGAGGCCTGCCGGAGACCCCTGCAGGGGAGGAAGCCCAAGGCGAGGAGGGCCCTGCAACCACCCAGCTGGACGTGTCACGCCTGCGCAGCTCTTCCATGGAGATCCGAGAGAAGGGCTCGGAGTTTCTGAAGGAGGAGCTGCACAAAGCCCAGAAG GAGCTGAAGCTGAAGGATGAGGAGTGTGAGCGGCTGTCCAAGGTGCGGGAACAGCTGGAGCAGGAGCTGGAGGAGTTGACAGCCAGTCTGTTCGAG GAAGCCCACAGGATGGTGCGGGAGGCCAACACGAAGCAGGCGGCGTCGGAAAAGCAGCTGAAGGAGGCCCGGGGCAAG ATTGACATGCTGCAGGCAGAGGTGACAGCTTTGAAGACACTGGTCATCACGTCTACACCAGCCTCTCCCAACCGCGAGCTCCACCCGCAACTGCTCAGCCCCACCAAGGCCGGACCCCGCAAGGGCCACTTGCGCCATAAGAGCACCAGCAGCGCCCTCTGCCCCGCCGTGTGCCCCGTTGCCGGGCACATCCTCACCCCGGACAAGGAGGGCAAAGAG gTGGACACAACCCTGTTTGCAGAGTTCCAGGCCTGGAGGGAATCGCCCACCCTGGACAAGACCTCCCCGTTCCTGGAAAGGGTGTACCGGGAGGATGTGGGCCCCTGCCTGGACTTCACCATGCAGGAG CTCTCGGCCCTCGTCCGGGCCGCCGTGGAGGACAACACACTCACCATCGAGCCCGTGGCTTCGCAAACCCTGCCCGCAGTGAAGGTGGCTGCCGTTGAGTGTGGTCGCACCAA TGGGTTCCGGGCCCCGATTGACAC TACATGTGCCCTGAGTGGGCTGGCCTGCGCCTGTCGTCACCGAATCCGGCTCGGGGACTCTGAGAGCCACTACTACATCTCACCGTCCTCCCGGGCCAGG ATCACGGCCGTGTGCAACTTCTTCACCTACATCCGCTACATCCAGCAAGGCCTGGTGCGGCAGGACG CGGAGCCCATGTTCTGGGAGATCACAAGGCTGCGGAAGGAGATGTCACTGGCCAAGCTAGGCTTCTTCCCTCACGAGGCTTAG
- the RAB3IL1 gene encoding guanine nucleotide exchange factor for Rab-3A isoform X8 has protein sequence MWSGQPHPDEGHPPPLEAVPVPWKSVGPCKSHRESLGGLPETPAGEEAQGEEGPATTQLDVSRLRSSSMEIREKGSEFLKEELHKAQKELKLKDEECERLSKVREQLEQELEELTASLFEEAHRMVREANTKQAASEKQLKEARGKIDMLQAEVTALKTLVITSTPASPNRELHPQLLSPTKAGPRKGHLRHKSTSSALCPAVCPVAGHILTPDKEGKEPGLPPLLSLLLCVVPSKAAHLTYEPAWQLPPGELPVGLTSATSLSFSRQVDTTLFAEFQAWRESPTLDKTSPFLERVYREDVGPCLDFTMQELSALVRAAVEDNTLTIEPVASQTLPAVKVAAVECGRTNGFRAPIDTTCALSGLACACRHRIRLGDSESHYYISPSSRARITAVCNFFTYIRYIQQGLVRQDAEPMFWEITRLRKEMSLAKLGFFPHEA, from the exons CCAGCCTCACCCGGACGAGGGCCACCCACCACCCCTTGAAGCTGTCCCAGTCCCCTGGAAGAGCGTGGGCCCCTGCAAAAGCCACAGGGAGTCCCTGGGAGGCCTGCCGGAGACCCCTGCAGGGGAGGAAGCCCAAGGCGAGGAGGGCCCTGCAACCACCCAGCTGGACGTGTCACGCCTGCGCAGCTCTTCCATGGAGATCCGAGAGAAGGGCTCGGAGTTTCTGAAGGAGGAGCTGCACAAAGCCCAGAAG GAGCTGAAGCTGAAGGATGAGGAGTGTGAGCGGCTGTCCAAGGTGCGGGAACAGCTGGAGCAGGAGCTGGAGGAGTTGACAGCCAGTCTGTTCGAG GAAGCCCACAGGATGGTGCGGGAGGCCAACACGAAGCAGGCGGCGTCGGAAAAGCAGCTGAAGGAGGCCCGGGGCAAG ATTGACATGCTGCAGGCAGAGGTGACAGCTTTGAAGACACTGGTCATCACGTCTACACCAGCCTCTCCCAACCGCGAGCTCCACCCGCAACTGCTCAGCCCCACCAAGGCCGGACCCCGCAAGGGCCACTTGCGCCATAAGAGCACCAGCAGCGCCCTCTGCCCCGCCGTGTGCCCCGTTGCCGGGCACATCCTCACCCCGGACAAGGAGGGCAAAGAG CCGGGGctgcctccccttctctccctgctcctctgCGTGGTCCCCAGCAAGGCGGCTCACCTCACCTACGAGCCGGCCTGGCAGCTCCCGCCTGGGGAGCTGCCCGTGGGCCTCACCTCCGCtacctccctctccttttcccgACAG gTGGACACAACCCTGTTTGCAGAGTTCCAGGCCTGGAGGGAATCGCCCACCCTGGACAAGACCTCCCCGTTCCTGGAAAGGGTGTACCGGGAGGATGTGGGCCCCTGCCTGGACTTCACCATGCAGGAG CTCTCGGCCCTCGTCCGGGCCGCCGTGGAGGACAACACACTCACCATCGAGCCCGTGGCTTCGCAAACCCTGCCCGCAGTGAAGGTGGCTGCCGTTGAGTGTGGTCGCACCAA TGGGTTCCGGGCCCCGATTGACAC TACATGTGCCCTGAGTGGGCTGGCCTGCGCCTGTCGTCACCGAATCCGGCTCGGGGACTCTGAGAGCCACTACTACATCTCACCGTCCTCCCGGGCCAGG ATCACGGCCGTGTGCAACTTCTTCACCTACATCCGCTACATCCAGCAAGGCCTGGTGCGGCAGGACG CGGAGCCCATGTTCTGGGAGATCACAAGGCTGCGGAAGGAGATGTCACTGGCCAAGCTAGGCTTCTTCCCTCACGAGGCTTAG
- the RAB3IL1 gene encoding guanine nucleotide exchange factor for Rab-3A isoform X11 → MWSGQPHPDEGHPPPLEAVPVPWKSVGPCKSHRESLGGLPETPAGEEAQGEEGPATTQLDVSRLRSSSMEIREKGSEFLKEELHKAQKELKLKDEECERLSKVREQLEQELEELTASLFEEAHRMVREANTKQAASEKQLKEARGKIDMLQAEVTALKTLVITSTPASPNRELHPQLLSPTKAGPRKGHLRHKSTSSALCPAVCPVAGHILTPDKEGKEVDTTLFAEFQAWRESPTLDKTSPFLERVYREDVGPCLDFTMQELSALVRAAVEDNTLTIEPVASQTLPAVKVAAVECGRTNTCALSGLACACRHRIRLGDSESHYYISPSSRARITAVCNFFTYIRYIQQGLVRQDAEPMFWEITRLRKEMSLAKLGFFPHEA, encoded by the exons CCAGCCTCACCCGGACGAGGGCCACCCACCACCCCTTGAAGCTGTCCCAGTCCCCTGGAAGAGCGTGGGCCCCTGCAAAAGCCACAGGGAGTCCCTGGGAGGCCTGCCGGAGACCCCTGCAGGGGAGGAAGCCCAAGGCGAGGAGGGCCCTGCAACCACCCAGCTGGACGTGTCACGCCTGCGCAGCTCTTCCATGGAGATCCGAGAGAAGGGCTCGGAGTTTCTGAAGGAGGAGCTGCACAAAGCCCAGAAG GAGCTGAAGCTGAAGGATGAGGAGTGTGAGCGGCTGTCCAAGGTGCGGGAACAGCTGGAGCAGGAGCTGGAGGAGTTGACAGCCAGTCTGTTCGAG GAAGCCCACAGGATGGTGCGGGAGGCCAACACGAAGCAGGCGGCGTCGGAAAAGCAGCTGAAGGAGGCCCGGGGCAAG ATTGACATGCTGCAGGCAGAGGTGACAGCTTTGAAGACACTGGTCATCACGTCTACACCAGCCTCTCCCAACCGCGAGCTCCACCCGCAACTGCTCAGCCCCACCAAGGCCGGACCCCGCAAGGGCCACTTGCGCCATAAGAGCACCAGCAGCGCCCTCTGCCCCGCCGTGTGCCCCGTTGCCGGGCACATCCTCACCCCGGACAAGGAGGGCAAAGAG gTGGACACAACCCTGTTTGCAGAGTTCCAGGCCTGGAGGGAATCGCCCACCCTGGACAAGACCTCCCCGTTCCTGGAAAGGGTGTACCGGGAGGATGTGGGCCCCTGCCTGGACTTCACCATGCAGGAG CTCTCGGCCCTCGTCCGGGCCGCCGTGGAGGACAACACACTCACCATCGAGCCCGTGGCTTCGCAAACCCTGCCCGCAGTGAAGGTGGCTGCCGTTGAGTGTGGTCGCACCAA TACATGTGCCCTGAGTGGGCTGGCCTGCGCCTGTCGTCACCGAATCCGGCTCGGGGACTCTGAGAGCCACTACTACATCTCACCGTCCTCCCGGGCCAGG ATCACGGCCGTGTGCAACTTCTTCACCTACATCCGCTACATCCAGCAAGGCCTGGTGCGGCAGGACG CGGAGCCCATGTTCTGGGAGATCACAAGGCTGCGGAAGGAGATGTCACTGGCCAAGCTAGGCTTCTTCCCTCACGAGGCTTAG